The Clarias gariepinus isolate MV-2021 ecotype Netherlands chromosome 4, CGAR_prim_01v2, whole genome shotgun sequence genome window below encodes:
- the ndufaf6 gene encoding NADH dehydrogenase (ubiquinone) complex I, assembly factor 6 isoform X2: protein MWNWHRQVKDSVSQKAIGLMRMQFWKTAVEDIYRDEPPVQPASAELWRAVKKHKLTRRWLLRIIAEREKDMEDRAYRNLQDLEVYAENTQSSLLYLLLETLGVKNVHADHAASHIGKAQGIVTCLRATPYHSQRRRVYLPMDICMLHGASQEDFIRGSREQNVRDVVYDIASQAHVHLQHARSFSKNVPDAAMPAFLQTVAIDDYLERVRKADFDVFHPSLQRRNPLMPIRLYFRSWKKKY from the exons ATGTGGAACTGGCACAGGCAG GTGAAGGACTCGGTGTCTCAGAAGGCTATTGGTCTAATGCGAATGCAGTTTTGGAAGACAGCGGTGGAGGACATTTACAGAGACGAGCCGCCGGTGCAGCCCGCGAGTGCGGAGTTGTGGAGG GCCGTGAAGAAACACAAACTGACGAGAAGATGGCTCTTGAGAATCATAGCTGAAAGG GAAAAGGATATGGAGGACCGAGCATACAGGAATcttcaggacctggaggtgTATGCAGAGAATACCCAGTCGTCTCTCCTCTACCTCCTTCTGGAGACTTTGG GAGTGAAGAATGTCCATGCAGATCATGCTGCCAGCCATATTGGTAAAGCACAAGGGATTGTGACGTGTCTGCGAGCAACACCGTACCACAGCCAGAGACGCAGGGTCTACCTCCCCATGGACATCTGCATGCTG CACGGCGCTTCTCAAGAAGACTTCATCCGTGGCAGCAGGGAGCAAAATGTCAGGGACGTTGTGTACGACATAGCCAGTCAAGCACATGTTCATCTCCAACAT GCAAGATCATTTAGTAAAAATGTTCCAGATGCTGCCATGCCAGCTTTCCTGCAAACA GTTGCTATTGATGATTACCTGGAGAGAGTAAGAAAAGCAGACTTCGACGTTTTTCATCCCAGTCTCCAGAGGAGGAATCCGCTGATGCCGATTCGACTTTATTTCCGATCGTGGAAGAAAAAATATTGA
- the LOC128520772 gene encoding adenosine receptor A3, with product MRVILRTPSYSRFVPVYNRFALFFFQFLFFTRQTCCSVRVPAVWFWCWIEINFTHRRAVMDRAATNCSICCCTAVNKIVMVVFMIFLMFAILFGNALTLAVVLGTKHFHTPHGYLKASLAVADLAVGMFVLPLSVYAEMALMLTDAAPGWTVRNSRHTPLHPCIVIGPVFAGCTLVSITTVFLLTIERSIAVLKPLHKEAVITRRRTSMVIVFSWTGSFFLALSPLIFSRKLALEYNACSRMCIYALGANEFPRQAWHILLLFPAFDFTLLFGTIVTNIISFTTIRHHSKKRRRLAQAGCQSTSGPSFSDIKAAKTIGALTLVFTASFTPVAVFVVGNVSGNEWCNFSFLAFWLLAASSCWNVIIYSVRDQKFRIRARQLLLFSKTKTSP from the coding sequence ATGCGCGTAATTTTACGCACTCCATCGTATTCCCGCTTTGTGCCTGTATACAATcgttttgcacttttttttttccagtttctcTTTTTTACACGTCAGACATGCTGCTCTGTTCGCGTTCCAGCTGTCTGGTTCTGGTGTTGGATTGAGATCAACTTTACGCACAGGAGAGCAGTGATGGATCGAGCAGCGACAAACTGCAGCATATGTTGCTGCACAGCTGTCAACAAAATAGTGATGGTGGTCTTCATGATATTCCTGATGTTTGCTATATTGTTTGGAAATGCTCTGACTTTGGCTGTAGTGCTCGGAACTAAACATTTCCACACACCTCACGGCTATCTGAAAGCCTCTTTAGCTGTGGCGGATTTGGCCGTGGGGATGTTTGTGCTTCCTCTGTCCGTGTACGCAGAGATGGCGCTCATGCTGACGGACGCAGCACCGGGCTGGACCGTGCGTAATTCCCGGCACACACCTCTCCACCCGTGCATTGTCATCGGCCCGGTGTTTGCAGGCTGCACGCTGGTTTCCATCACCACAGTGTTTCTTCTCACTATCGAGCGCAGTATTGCAGTTTTAAAGCCTTTGCACAAGGAGGCCGTTATTACAAGAAGGCGCACCAGCATGGTGATTGTATTTTCCTGGACGGGCAGCTTTTTCTTAGCACTCTCTCCCCTGATCTTCAGCAGGAAGCTGGCGCTGGAGTATAACGCCTGCAGCAGAATGTGCATTTACGCGTTAGGAGCCAACGAGTTTCCCAGGCAGGCATGGCATATTCTTTTACTTTTCCCAGCCTTCGATTTTACTCTGCTCTTCGGAACTATTGTTACAAATATTATTTCCTTCACTACGATCCGCCATCATTCAAAGAAAAGAAGGCGTCTGGCTCAAGCGGGCTGCCAAAGTACATCAGGACCAAGTTTCTCCGACATCAAGGCTGCGAAAACCATCGGCGCGCTCACGCTGGTCTTCACCGCCTCCTTCACTCCTGTTGCAGTGTTTGTTGTCGGAAACGTCAGTGGAAACGAATGGTGCAATTTCTCCTTTTTGGCTTTTTGGCTTTTGGCCGCGAGCAGCTGCTGGAATGTCATCATCTACAGTGTGAGAGACCAAAAGTTCCGAATCCGAGCGCGTCAGCTTCTCCTGTTCTCCAAAACAAAGACTTCTCCCTAa